The Frondihabitans peucedani DNA window CCGCATCTTCGACTCCTTCAAGGGAGCGTTCGTCACGAAGTCCGTGGGCGGCACCGGCACCTACAGCCAGGCCGCCGGCGAGGCGTTCAACGAGGGCTACCGGTACGTCGACTGGCTCCTGACGGTGCCGCTGCTGCTGGTGGAGCTCGTCGCCGTCCTCGCGCTCGCCCGGAGCATCCAGCGCCGCCTCCTGGTGCGACTCGTCCCGGCGGCCGCCCTCATGATCGCTCTCGGCTACCCCGGCGAGATCAGTGGCGACAACGGCCTCCGCGGCCTCTTCGGGCTGCTCTCGACCATCCCGTTCGCCTACATCCTGTTCGTCCTGTTCACGCAGCTCAGCAAGTCGCTCAAGACGCAGCCCGCGGGGGTCCGGGGCACGCTCGGCCGGCTCCGCTTCCTGCTGCTGCTGAGCTGGGGCGTCTACCCGGTCGCCTACCTGCTCCCGCTCCTGAACATCGAGGGTGCGGACGCCTGGGTCGGCAAGCAGGTCGGCTACTCGATCGCCGACATCGTCGCGAAGGCCGTGTACGCCCTCATCATCTTCTCGGTCGCGAAGATCAAGTCGTACGACGACGATCCGACGTTCCGCGAGATCGAGGGGTCGCACGACGACGTCGCAGTCCCCGCGGAACGCTCCCGCTCCGCAGCCTGAGATCGGCTCGGAGCAGGTCCGTGCTTCTCTCCGATCCTCTCGATCCGGTCCTCCGGACCACGGCGCCGCTCCCTCGGGGCGCCGTGGTCCGGGTGCCGGACCCCCTTCTCGTCCGCGAGCCCTCCGCAGACGCGTACGACGTCGTGATCCTGGGCGCAGGATGCTCCGCCCTGTCGCTCTGCCTCGCGCTCGTCGAGAACGGTGCGACCGGCCCGATCCTGCTGATCGACGCCCGGACCGAGTACGCCGACGACCGCACCTGGAGCTACTGGGACGTCGAGGACACCCGGTTCAGCCACCTCGCCCGCGCTGCCTGGGGCAGCTGGCGCGTCCGCACCGCGAGCGACGACGTGCACTCGTCGGCACCCGACACCCCCTATCTCTCGCTCGCCGCCAACGACTTCTACCGCTACGCCCTCGGCAGGCTGGCAGAGCACCCGAACGTCGAGCTCCTGCTCGGCGAGCCGGTCGCCGGATACCGCACGATCCCCTCCGGCTACGAGGCGACGACGGCCCGCTTCACCGTGCGCTCCAGCCGGGTCGCCGACGCCCGGGGTCTGCGGCCCTCCCCGGCCGAGATCGCCGCGATCCGCTCGCGGTCGACCTGGATCCCGCAGGCCTTCGTCGGGCAGCACATCGTCACGCGCGACCCGGTCTTCGATCCGGGGGAGGCCGTGCTGATGGACTTCGACGTCGACCAGTCGCGGGGCCTCCGGTTCGGCTACCTGCTCCCCGTGTCGCCGTGCGAGGCGCTCGTCGAGAACGTCTACCTGTCCGACGCGCCGGTGACCCTCGAGGAGCACCGCTCGGAGCTCCGCGCGTACCTCCGAGACCGGCACGGCCTCGACGAGGGCGACTACGAGGTGCTCGCCGAGGAGCGCGGGGTGATCCCGATGACCGACCACGCGTTCCGGGCGCGGTCCGACTCCGGAGTCGCCGTCGTCGGGACGCTGGGCGGCGCGACCCGGCCGAGCACGGGCTACACGTTCCTGCGCATCCAGCGGGCGAGCGACGCGACGGCCAGGTGGCTGCTCGGCCAGAGCAGAGACGCGCTGCCGGAGCCGCGCTGCTCGCTCCTCGACCGCGTGTTCCTGCGCTTCCTCGCGGACCGTCCGGACGCGGCGCCGAAGGTGTTCGCGCTCATGTTCGGCCGTCTCCCGCCGGACGCCCTGGTGCGGTTCCTGTCCGACCGGAGCCGTCCCTCCGACATCGCGCGCCTGATCCTGGCACTGCCGAAGCGCGTGTTCCTCGTCGAGGCCGGCCGGACCGTCCTCGGCCTCGGCCTCGGCATCTCCCTCGTCCGCCGGGCCCTCTCCCGCGCCGGCTCCCGCTCTCGTGCTGGCTCCCGCTGACCGCGCGGTCTGGGTCCTCGCCAGGCGGAGGCTCTTCGTCCCCGTCGACGTCGTCCTGGTCGCGATCACGCTCGTGTGCGCGGCGGGAGTCCCCATCCCGGCTGCCGTGCAGATCATCCCGTTCGCGCTCGGGCTCGTCCTCTTCGGGCTGCCGCACGGAGCGCTCGACCACCTCGTCCCGGCGCGGCTGGCGGGTCGGCCGGCATCGCTGCGCACGGTCGGCCCCGTGGTGCACCTCTATCTCGTGCTCGGCGGCCTGGTCCTCGGGCTGTGGACCGTCGCCCCGGTCGCGGCCTCGGTCTTCTTCATCGCTCTGACCTGGTTCCACTGGGGCACCGGCGACGCGCACGCGGTCTCGGCGCGCGGCCGCCGGCTCTCCGGCTCGCGCGTCGTCACCGTCCCGCTCCTCCGCGGAGCCCTGCCGATGATCGTCCCTCTCCTCGCCTTCCCCGAGACCTACGGCGGCGTCCTCGCCTCGACGACCCGCGCCTTCGGCGTCGGTGCTCCTCCGGGCGCCGTGTCCGGCCCGGTCAGGATCGGCCTCGCGGCCGGACTCGGCGTCCTGGTCGCGGCGGTCGTCCTGGCCGAGTACCGCGCTCACGGCCAGACGCCCGACGGACGCCGCTCCCTCCTCGGCGACCTCGGCGAGGTCACGCTCCTCATCGCCTTTTTCTCGGTGGTGCCGCCCGTCCTCGCCGTCGGCCTCTACTTCTCGCTCTGGCACTCCCTGCGGCACATCGTGCGGCTCTCGCTGATCGATGCCGCGCTCGCGGGGCCCGCGCTCGAGAACCGCTGGGGAGCCGTGCTCGCGCGCTTCTCCCTCCAGGCCGCGCCGATCACCCTGGCGGCGCTGGCGCTGCTCGTCGGGCTGTTCGTCGCGCTCTCGCCGCGGGCCGGTGGCTCGCCCTCCGCCCTCCTCGGCATCTACCTCGTCCTGATCTCCGCGCTCACGCTGCCGCACGCCGTCGTCGTCGGAGCGATGGACCGCGCCCGGCGCTGACCCGGCCGGCAGCCCGACCGGGAGCCCGGCCAGGAGCCCGACCAGGAGCCCGGCGCTCGGGCATCGCCTCCCGCGAACACCCCAGCCGCTTGTCGGAGGCTCCCCGTACACTCGTACGAGTGATCCTCCAGGGCTTGATTCCGGCGCTTTCGCGCGCCTCCACGTTCGACGCCGCCCTCGAGAAGTCCGGCGGCTCGACCGACTTCTCGCTCGTCGACGGCCTCCGGATCCCGCTCCTCGCGGGCCTCCTCGCGCGCCGCGCCGAGCAGGCCGGCGGCACCCCGCAGGCCCTCCTCGTCATCACCGCCACGGGCCGCGAGTCCGAGGCGGTCCGCGGCTCCATGGCCAGCTACCTCCCCGACGCCGAGGTCATCGAGTTCCCCGCGTGGGAGACCCTCCCGCACGAGCGTCTGAGCCCGAGCGCCGAGACGGTGGGCAAGCGGATCCACGCCCTGCGGCGGCTCGGCGCGTGGCAGAGCGAGGTGTCCGCCGATCCTGCGCAGGCGAAGCCCCTCGTGCTGGTCGCCGGCGTGCGCGCGGCACTCCAGCCCATCTCCGACAACCTCGCCGACATCGACCCGGTCGTCCTCACCACCGGCGGTCGCGGCTACGACCTGGCGCTCATCTCGACGCAGCTGGTCGACCTCGCCTACGCGCGGGTCGACATGGTCACGCGCCGCGGCGAGTTCGCCGTGCGCGGCGGCATCCTCGACGTGTTCCCGCCGACCTCCGAGCACCCGGTGCGCGTCGACTTCTTCGGCGACGAGGTCGACCAGATCAAGCTCTTCTCGGTCGCCGACCAGCGGAGCCTCGACTCCACCGTCGACGGCGTCGAGCTGCCGCCGAGCCGCGAGATGCTGCTGACCGAGTCGGTCCGGCAGCGGGCGCGCGAGATGCAGCACGAGTTCCCCAGCCTCGCGCAGATGCTCGAGAAGCTCGGCCAGGGCATCCCCGTCGAGGGCATGGAGTCGCTGGCGCCGGCCCTCGTGCACCGGCTGGTGCCGCTGACCCACTACCTGCCCGCATCCTGCGCCATCGCGGTGCTGTCGCCCGAGCGGGTCGTCTCGCGGGCCAAGAGCCTCGCCGAGACGAACCGCGAGTTCCTCGAGGCGGCCTGGAGTGCTGCGACCGCCGGCGCCGAGGCCCCGATCGACCTCGACTCGGGCGACTTCCTGTCGCCGCGCGACCTCCGCGACCAGGCGGGCGACCGCACCTGGTGGTCGCTGTCCGGGTTCGACTCCGGCATCGTGCTGACCGACGAGGAGAAGATCGCGGCCGCGGGCGACTACGTGCGCGTCGACGCCGACACCGTGCCGAGCTTCTCGGGCAACGCGGAGGGCGCCCTCGACCACGTCGCCGCGCGAGTGGCCGACGGCTGGAGCGTCGTCGTGACCGCCAGGGGAGCAGGGCTCGTCGAGCGCGCCCGCGACGTCCTGGCCGACCGCGGCATCGCCGCACGCCTCGAAGACGCCCTCCCCGACACGCTCGAGCCGGGTGTCGTCCACCTCGTGGCGGGCGGGATCGAGGCCGGCTTCGAGCTGGCCGAGGCGAGGATCGCCGTGCTCGGCGAGTCCGACTTCTTCGGCCGTGCCGCCGGCTACGAGTCGCGGCAGGTCAAGAAGCTCGCCTCCCGCCGCAAGAACGTCGTCGACCCGCTGCAGCTCAAGGCGGGCGACATCGTCGTGCACTCGACTCACGGCATCGGCCGGTTCCTCGAGCTGACCAGCCGCGAGGTCTCGACCGGCGGCCGCAACGCCGTCAAGCACAGCCGCGAGTACCTCGTGCTCGAGTACGCGCCCTCGAAGCGCGGCCAGGCCGGCGACCGCCTCTACGTGCCCACCGACCAGCTCGACCTCCTCAGCCGCTACGTCGGCGGCGAGGCGCCCAAGCTGTCGAAGATGGGCGGCAGCGACTGGTCGCAGGCCAAGGGCAAGGCGCGCCGGGCCGTCCGCGACATCGCCGTCGAGCTCGTCAAGCTCTACTCGGCCCGCATGGCGTCGAAGGGCTACGCCTTCAGTCCCGACACCCCCTGGCAGCGCGAGCTCGAAGAGGCGTTCCCGTTCGCCGAGACGCCCGACCAGCTGACGACCATCGACGAGATCAAGGCCGACATGGAGCGGCCGATCCCGATGGACCGCCTCATCTCGGGCGACGTCGGCTACGGCAAGACCGAGGTCGCGATCCGAGCCGCGTTCAAGGCCGTCCAAGACGGCAAGCAGGTCGCTATGCTCGTGCCGACCACGCTGCTGGTCAAGCAGCACATGGAGACCTTCGCCGAGCGCTTCGCCGGGTTCCCGGTGCACCTGCGCGCCCTGTCGCGGTTCCAGACAGCGAAGGAGTCGAAAGAGACGATCGCGGGCATCACCGACGGCACGGTCGACATCGTCATCGGCACCCACCGCATCCTGACCGACGGCCTCTCGTTCAAAGACCTCGGCCTCGTCATCATCGACGAGGAGCAGCGGTTCGGCGTCGAGCACAAAGACCAGCTCAAGAAGCTCAAGACCAACGTCGACATCCTCGCGATGAGCGCGACCCCCATTCCGCGGACCCTCGAGATGGCGGTCACCGGCATCCGCGAGATGTCGACGCTGGCGACCCCGCCCGAAGACCGCCACCCGATCCTGACGTTCGTCGGCCCCAACAGCGACCGCCAGATCGCGGCGGCCATCCGGCGCGAGCTCCTCCGCGAGGGCCAGGTGTTCTTCGTGCACAACCGCGTCTCGTCGATCAACCGCACCGCGGCGCAGATCGCCGAGCTGGTGCCCGAGGCCAGGATCGCGATCGCTCACGGTCAGATGCCGGAGTCGGCGCTCGAACAGGTCATGGTCGACTTCTGGGAGCGCAAGTTCGACGTGCTCGTCTCGACGACCATCATCGAGACGGGTCTCGACATCGCCAACGCCAACACGCTGATCATCGACCGCGCCGACCGCTACGGGCTGTCGCAGCTGCACCAGCTGCGCGGCCGCGTGGGCCGAGGTCGCGAGCGCGGGTACGCGTACTTCCTCTACGACGCCGACAAGCCGCTCTCCGAGACCGCTCAAGGCCGGCTCGAGACGATCGCGGCGAACAACGAGCTCGGCGCGGGCATGCAGGTCGCGCTGAAAGACCTCGAGATCCGCGGCGCCGGCAACCTGCTCGGCGGCGAGCAGTCCGGCCACATCGCGGGCGTCGGGTTCGATCTCTACCTGCGGATGATCGGCGAGGCCGTCAACGCGTTCCGCGGCGATGTCGCCGAGGGGCAGACCGAGCTCCGGCTCGAGCTGCCCGTCGACGCGCACATCCCCGACGAGTACGTCGAGAGCGAGCGCCTCCGCCTCGAGGCCTACCAGAAGCTGTCGACCGCGTCGTCGCCGACGTCGAGCGACGAGCAGATCACGCAGGTGCTCGAAGAGCTCACCGACCGCTACGGCGAGCCGCCGGCGCAGGTGCTCGCGCTCATCGAGGTGTCGAGGCTCCGCAGGATGGCGCAGAAGACCGGCCTCAGCGAGGTCGTCGCGATGGGGTCGAACCTCCGCGTCGCGTCGTTCGAGCTGGCCGACAGCGTGCAGCTGCGGCTGCAGCGGCTGTTCCCGGGCGCGCGCTACTTCGCGCAGACGAAGTCGGTCACGGTCCCGATGCCGCGCAAGCACGGCGAGCCGCTGCCCGACGCCGAGCTGATCACGTGGGTGGAGCAGCTGCTCACCAGCGTTTACGGGGCCGAGGCGCCGAGCTCGGCGGCCGACAGCGCTGCGTCGCAGGGCTGAGCGCTGCGTCGCAGGGCTGAGCGCAGGCTGCGGCGGCCGCTGTTCTCGCGGCCGTCGTCCTGCCTCGCGCGAACCTAGGGGCGGGCGGCCTTCGCAGCGACGGCGGCCTCGTGGGCAGCGCGGCGACGGCGGGAGTCGGCCTGCTTCAGCCCGCGGACCAGCACGGCCGCGATCACGATCGACACCGCCGATCCGAGGAGCACGGCCAGGGTCCCCTCGTCGACGATCTCCTGCGACCGTGCGAAGGCCAGCTCGTTCATCAGCAGCGACACGGTGAACCCGATCCCGCCGAGCATCGCCACGGCGACGAGCTCGCGGATGCTGAGCGTCTGGCTGCGCCGGGCAGGATCCGGGTTGCGGAAGATGCGCGACGCGATGCCGCCGGCGACGGTGATGCCGATGAGCTTGCCGACGGGCAGCGCGACGACGATCGCCCAGAACACCGGGCTCAGCTCGCCGAGGCCGACGCTCGGCACGACGACAGCGGCGGCGGCGAAGGCGAACACCGGAAGGACCACGCCGTTGGTGACGGGCTCGAGCGCGTGGACCGCCTTGCGCGCGGGCTTCAGCGGGAGCACGAGGCCCACGGCGACGGCGGCGATCGTCGCGTGCACGCCCGACCGGTAGACCAGGTACCAGGTCACGACGGCCAGGAGCACGACGACCACGACGGCCAGCACCGCCAGGGCTCCCTCGAACCGGCCGAGGAACCGCCCGGCGACGAACGTCACGACGACCGACACGACCGCCAGCCCGAGGAACAGCAGGTCGCTGCCGTGGGTGAAGAAGATGGCGATGATCAGGATCGCGATCAGGTCGTCGAGCACCGCCAGCGCCAGGAGGAACACCCGGATGCGGCCGGGGAGCGCCGAGCCGAACACGGCCAGGACGCCGAGGGCGAAGGCGATGTCGGTCGCCGTCGGGATCGGCCAGCCGGAACCGTAGCGGGTGCCGAGCGTGACGAGCGCGTACAGCCCGGCCGGGGCGAGGACCCCGCCGACGGCCGCGATCGCCGGCACGACGGCCTTGGAGACCGAGTTGAGGTCGCCGCGGAGCAGCTCGTGCTTGAGGTCGACCGCGACGACGAAGAAGAACAGCGCGAGGAGGCCGTCGCTGACCCAGTGCCCGACCGAGAGGTTCAGGCCGAGCGCCGGGATGTCGAGGTGGTGGTCTTTGATCGGGAGGAGACCGGGCCCGGTGGGCAGGTTGGCGAGGACGAGGCCGAGGACAGCGGCGCCGAGGAGGAGACCGGCAGAGGCGCGTTCGGATCGGAGGAGGCTCATGGAGTCCAATCGAGGGTCGAGAAAGAAAGTGTCGACCAGACTTCCCGACTCACCGAGAACGATCCTATCGTGAGGGGAGTGACGGCGGACGACGGGAGCCCAGTGCCAGAGACCGAGCAGGATCAGGCCCTCCGCGACCTCGTGAGCACGGTCGACGCGCTCCTCGACCCGCCCGGCTGCGAGTGGAACCGCGCCCAGACGCACCGCTCTCTCGTCACGTACCTGATCGAGGAGACCTACGAGCTCGTCGAGGCGATCGAGGACGGCGACGTGACAGACCTCCGCGAGGAGCTCGGCGACGTGCTCTACCAGGTGGTCCTCCACGCGGGCATCGCCTCCCGCTCGGGCGAGGGCTTCGACCTCGGAGACGTCGTGGCCGAGGTGGACGAGAAGATCCGCCGCCGCCACCCGCACGTCTTCGGCGCCGACAGCGCGAACGGGGTCGACGACATCGTGCGGCTGTGGTCGGCGGCGAAGGCACGCGAGAAGACCTCCCGGGAGAGCGCGTACGACGGGGTGCCGCTCGGGCTGCCGGCGCTGGCACGCGCGCAGAAGATCGGGTCGAGGGCCGAGGCGACGGGCGCGGTGTCGGAGCCCGCAGGATCCTGCGCCCCCGTCACGGCGCCGGAGCCCGACTCCGAAGAGGCCTGGGGGCGTTGGCTCCTCGAGCGGGTCGACGAGGCGTCGAGCCGTGGCTGGGACGCGGAGCGGGCCCTCCGCGGGGCCCTGCGCGAGCGGGAGAGCGCCCTGCGCGAGGCGGAGAGGAGACGGCGGGGCACCCCACAACCCGAATAGAGGGGACCCCGCCCGAGCAGGTGATCAGCCATGCTCGGCCGCGCTTGTTCAGCGCGACACCTCATCTTACACACGACTGAAATGTCACAAACTCGTTCTCAGTATTTCAGAAGGATCATCTGTAACTGCTCACGGGGGGCGGTCGTCGGACAGGACCCGTCGAGGAAGCGTCCTCTGTTATCGTGATCGTCGCTCACCCGGCCGCGGATCACGGCCGCCGAAGCGACACGAGAGACGAGCCCGATGCCCCGACGCGCCGACCCGACCCGGAAGCCCGAGCTCCTGGGGCAGATCCTCGACCACCTGACCGGACGCACTCTCGCGACGGTGTCGTTCCGCACGCTCGCGGAGGCTCTGGGTGTCAGCACCTACGTCTTCGTCTACCACTTCGGCAACCGCGCTCAGCTCGTGGAGGAGATCGTCCGGGCGATCGTGTCGCGGCACGACGGCCTGCTCGCCATCGACGCGGGCTCGCTCGACGAGGAGGCGTGGCGGGAGTTCATGGCCTCGTCGTGGGACGTCGTCACCTCGCCCCGGGAGCTGCAGCTGCACCGCCTGGAGCTGGAGGCGGCGATGCTCGAGATGGCGCAGGGCCAGCCGAGCGGGGTGGGCCGGGCGGCGGTCGCCCGCTGGCACGCCTTCACCACGGCCTGGTGCGTGGGCCGCGGCGCTCAGCCGGAGCGCGCCGACGTCGAGGCGCGCCTCTTCACCGACGCGATCTACGGACTCCTGTACGACGCGCTCGCCACCGGAGACCTCGCGCGCGTCACGGCCGGCTACCGGCTGCACGTCGACGCGTTCGCCGCGCGGGTGCGCGATCTCGCCGGCATCGCTGCCGCCTAGGGCGTCGCGCCCGGCCCGAGTGCGTTCTCACGTCGCGAGGACGGTCTCGATCGTCCTTCCGACGTCAGAACGTCCTTCGGCCGTGCTGGCAGCCACGGCCGAGCGAGCAGCAGCACCCCGCAACGCAGCAGCACCCCGCAACGCAGCATCACCCGTAGCGCAGCAGCACCCCGCAACGAGAAGCGGCGGTGCCCGGGCAATCGCTCCGGACACCGCCGACCAGTCGGGCTCGTCTCCGCAGGGATGGGACGAACCTCTGGCTGACAGGCGCGCAACCCGATTCGCGCCTGTCGTCGGTCGACCGGAGGGGGAGAGGACACCCTTCGGCCGAGTCTGACACCCGGTGGAGACTGCTTGGGCTGAACCGGATATGAACAGCGTACTTCACATTTCAGATGAGCGCAAACGCCGAGCCGCTCGCGTCTGGAAGAATCGGCGCATGCCCTCTCCCGTGACCCCGCCCCGCGGCATGCGCGACTTCCTGCCCTCCGACAAGCGCCGGCGCGACCTCGTGCTCGACACGATCCGGTCGACCTACCGCTCCTTCGGCTTCGACGAGATCGAGACGCCCGTCGTCGAAGACAGCGAGCGGCTCCACGCGGGTCTCGGCGGAGACAACGAGAAGCTCGCGTTCGCTGTCCTGCGCCGGGCCCTCAGCACCGACGACCTCCGCACGGCGGCCACCCCGCTCGACCTCGCCGACCTCGGCCTGCGCTTCGACCTGACCGTGCCGCTGGCCCGGTTCTACGCCACGCACCGCGCCGAGCTGCCGCCGGTCTTCCGTGCCGTCCAGATCGCACCCGTCTGGCGGGCCGAGAAGCCGCAGAAGGGGCGCTACCGCCAGTTCGTGCAGTGCGACATCGACATCATCGGCGAGCCCTCCGCGATGGCCGAGATCGAGCTCCTCTCGGCGACCTCGGCCGTGCTCGCGCGCCTCGGTCTCATCGGCACGACGATCCGGATCAACGACCGCAGGATCCTGCTCGCCCTCCTCGCCCACTGGAACGTGCCGCTCGACCGCTTCGACACCGCGCTCGTCATCATCGACAAGCTCGACAAGATCGGGGTCGGCGGCGTCGTCACGGAGCTCGCCGGAATCGACGTGCCCACCGCGGGCCTCGAGGCGCAGCTCGAGGAGCTCGCCGCCTCGACGTGGGAGTCGCTGTCCGGCGGCGCCGAGTGGCTCGACGAGGCCGCTTTCGCCGACCTGCTCGCCCTGCGCGCAGCGCTCCCCGACGCGGCCCTCGAGTTCGACCCCACCCTCGTCCGCGGCATGGGCTACTACACCGGCACGATCTTCGAGGTCGCTCACCCCGACTTCGGCTACTCCCTCGGCGGCGGCGGCCGGTACGACGGCATGATCGGGCGATTCCTCGGCGCCGACGTCCCGGCGGCCGGCTTCTCGCTGGGGTTCGAGAGGCTCGTCGACCTGGTGGAGCTGCCGGGCGACACGGGCGGGGAGGGTGTCGTGCTGCTGTACGACGCGTCCCTCGATCCTGCCGCTCTGGTCCGCCTGCAGCACGAGGTGGCGGCCCTCCACGCGGCGGAGGGCGTCGAACCCCGGGTCCGCCTCGACCGGAAGGCCAGGAACCTCAAGAACCAGCTCTCCGGGCTCGCGGCCCTCGGCTACGGCCGGTTCGCCGTCGTGCAGAGCGCCGACCAGACCGCCGAGACGCTGGAGTTCCGCGGGTTGGCGTGATCCTGCCGGCGCCGTCCGCCCCGAGGGGGCGCCGGGCCTGTGGAGAGCGCGCGCGGCCGTTTTGCCGCGGTCGCTAGGATTGCCTCGGGCTTCAGCCCGCTACGAACAACACGATCTAAGGAGTTCTCCGTGGCAGCAATCGACGCCGTAGGCGCCCGCGAAATCCTCGACTCGCGGGGCAACCCCACCGTCGAGGTCGAAGTCCTGCTCGACGACGGCGTCGTCGCCAGGGCGGCCGTGCCCTCGGGCGCGTCGACCGGTGCCTTCGAGGCCTACGAGCTGCGCGACGGCGACAAGGAGCGCTACCAGGGCAAGGGCGTGCTCAAGGCCGTCGACGCCGTCATCGACGAGATCGGGCCGGCCATCGAGGGCCTCGACGCGACCGACCAGCGCCTCATCGACCACGCCATGATCGAGCTCGACGGCACCGAGAACAAGAAGCGCCTCGGCGCCAACGCGATCCTCGGCGTCTCGCTCGCCGTCGCCCGCGCCGCAGCCGACTCGGCCGACCTCCCGCTGTTCCGCTACGTCGGCGGCCCGAACGCGCACACGCTGCCCGTCCCGATGATGAACGTCATCAACGGCGGCTCGCACGCCGACAGCAACGTCGACATCCAGGAGTTCATGATCCTGCCGATCGGTGCCTCCTCGTTCTCCGAGGCCCTCCGCTGGGGCACCGAGACCTACCACGTGCTGAAGGCCGAGCTGAAGTCGAAGGGCCTCTCCACCGGTCTCGGCGACGAGGGCGGCTTCGCGCCGAACCTCGACAGCAACCGTGCCGCGCTCGACCTCCTGGTCGAGGCCATCACCAAGGCCGGCTTCACGCCCGGCACCGACATCGCGCTCGGCCTCGACGTCGCCTCGAGCGAGTTCTTCACGAACGGCTCGTACGCGTTCGAGGGCGGCTCGAAGAGCGCCGAAGAGATGTCGGCCTACTACGAGGAGCTCGTCGCCTCGTACCCGCTGGTCACCATCGAAGACCCGCTCGACGAAGACGACTGGGAGGGCTGGGCCCACCTGACGAGCGTCATCGGCACCAAGACGCAGATCGTCGGTGACGACCTGTTCGTCACCAACCCGACCCGCCTCGCCCGCGGCATCGAGGCCGGCGCCGCGAACGCCCTGCTGGTCAAGGTCAACCAGATCGGCACCCTGACCGAGACGCTCGACGCGGTCGCCCTCGCCCAGCGCTCCGGCTACAAGACCGTGATGTCGCACCGCTCCGGCGAGACCGAAGACACCACGATCGCCGACCTCGCGGTCGCGACCGACGGCGGCCAGATCAAGACCGGCGCTCCGGCCCGCTCCGAGCGCGTCGCGAAGTACAACCAGCTCCTCCGCATCGAGGAGGAGCTCGGCGACGCCGCGGTCTACGCCGGCCGCAGCGCCTTCCCGCGCTTCACCGCGTAGTCCGCTCCGCCGAAGGCCCGTCCCGCGTCCGCGCGAGGCGGGCCTTCGTCGCGCGCGGCCTTCGTCGCGCGCGGGGCGGGGGCGCCGGAGCGCGAGGCAGGACGACGCGGACCCGGCAGATGGCCTTGGCCGTCGTGCCGCTCCGGGATCCTGCGCGATCGTCGCCTAGGGTCGTCTGCATGGCCAGCGACCACCAGAAGACCGACACCGGCTCCACCCGCCGCGTGCCCGTGAGCCTGCCCGCCATGGAGACCGCGGCCGGCGGCTGGCTGCGCGGCATGCGCTTCTCCGGCTTCAGCCTGATCATGCTCGTGATCATCGTGCTGTTCGTCGTGATCCTGGCCCCGAGCCTCCGGACGCTCATCCAGCAGCAGCAGCAGATCTCGTCGCT harbors:
- a CDS encoding MazG family protein, translating into MPETEQDQALRDLVSTVDALLDPPGCEWNRAQTHRSLVTYLIEETYELVEAIEDGDVTDLREELGDVLYQVVLHAGIASRSGEGFDLGDVVAEVDEKIRRRHPHVFGADSANGVDDIVRLWSAAKAREKTSRESAYDGVPLGLPALARAQKIGSRAEATGAVSEPAGSCAPVTAPEPDSEEAWGRWLLERVDEASSRGWDAERALRGALRERESALREAERRRRGTPQPE
- a CDS encoding TetR/AcrR family transcriptional regulator → MPRRADPTRKPELLGQILDHLTGRTLATVSFRTLAEALGVSTYVFVYHFGNRAQLVEEIVRAIVSRHDGLLAIDAGSLDEEAWREFMASSWDVVTSPRELQLHRLELEAAMLEMAQGQPSGVGRAAVARWHAFTTAWCVGRGAQPERADVEARLFTDAIYGLLYDALATGDLARVTAGYRLHVDAFAARVRDLAGIAAA
- the hisS gene encoding histidine--tRNA ligase — translated: MPSPVTPPRGMRDFLPSDKRRRDLVLDTIRSTYRSFGFDEIETPVVEDSERLHAGLGGDNEKLAFAVLRRALSTDDLRTAATPLDLADLGLRFDLTVPLARFYATHRAELPPVFRAVQIAPVWRAEKPQKGRYRQFVQCDIDIIGEPSAMAEIELLSATSAVLARLGLIGTTIRINDRRILLALLAHWNVPLDRFDTALVIIDKLDKIGVGGVVTELAGIDVPTAGLEAQLEELAASTWESLSGGAEWLDEAAFADLLALRAALPDAALEFDPTLVRGMGYYTGTIFEVAHPDFGYSLGGGGRYDGMIGRFLGADVPAAGFSLGFERLVDLVELPGDTGGEGVVLLYDASLDPAALVRLQHEVAALHAAEGVEPRVRLDRKARNLKNQLSGLAALGYGRFAVVQSADQTAETLEFRGLA
- the eno gene encoding phosphopyruvate hydratase, producing the protein MAAIDAVGAREILDSRGNPTVEVEVLLDDGVVARAAVPSGASTGAFEAYELRDGDKERYQGKGVLKAVDAVIDEIGPAIEGLDATDQRLIDHAMIELDGTENKKRLGANAILGVSLAVARAAADSADLPLFRYVGGPNAHTLPVPMMNVINGGSHADSNVDIQEFMILPIGASSFSEALRWGTETYHVLKAELKSKGLSTGLGDEGGFAPNLDSNRAALDLLVEAITKAGFTPGTDIALGLDVASSEFFTNGSYAFEGGSKSAEEMSAYYEELVASYPLVTIEDPLDEDDWEGWAHLTSVIGTKTQIVGDDLFVTNPTRLARGIEAGAANALLVKVNQIGTLTETLDAVALAQRSGYKTVMSHRSGETEDTTIADLAVATDGGQIKTGAPARSERVAKYNQLLRIEEELGDAAVYAGRSAFPRFTA